One region of Gloeocapsopsis sp. IPPAS B-1203 genomic DNA includes:
- a CDS encoding DUF433 domain-containing protein, producing the protein MSSDDIRLRGHRIGIENVLDYYLERYTPEDIAKDLLSLSLEQIHATITYYLHNRDRIDSYLLRLAEERERRYQEFRVNPSPLVQHLKTMKVNRQYKNK; encoded by the coding sequence TTGTCTTCTGATGACATCCGCTTGAGGGGACACCGCATTGGTATTGAGAATGTTTTAGATTATTACTTGGAAAGGTACACACCAGAAGACATTGCTAAAGATTTGCTAAGTCTGAGTCTAGAGCAGATTCACGCCACTATCACCTACTATCTACATAATCGTGACCGTATTGATTCTTACTTACTACGTTTAGCCGAAGAACGAGAACGACGATATCAGGAATTTCGTGTGAATCCTTCACCTTTGGTGCAACACCTAAAAACCATGAAGGTTAATCGTCAGTATAAAAATAAATAG
- the trmFO gene encoding FADH(2)-oxidizing methylenetetrahydrofolate--tRNA-(uracil(54)-C(5))-methyltransferase TrmFO: MQEPIHVIGGGLAGTEAAWQIAALGVPVILHEMRPTRFSPAHHSQELAELVCSNSFGAQASDRAAGLLHEELRRLGSVVISKADEHAVPAGGALAVDRGRFSHDLTETLANHPLIELRRQEVPEIPRSGIVVLATGPLTSPALAEELRRVTGMEYLSFFDAASPIVVGESINRDIAFLASRYDKGDAAYLNCPMNREQYLQFWQELCTAEQTELKDFERETAKFFEACLPIEELARRGEDTMRYGPLKPVGLFDARLGDFREPENQSKRPYAVVQLRQEDKAGKLWNMVGFQTNLRWGEQKRIFQLIPGLENAEFVRLGVMHRNTFINAPELLLPTLQFKHRATLLAAGQLIGTEGYTAAAAGGWLAGTNAARLVLGKEALSLPPTTMMGALFEFISSASPKHFQPMPPNFGILPDLAERIKNKQQRYGMYRDRALNDLNCWQVENILHNTAQVAV, from the coding sequence ATGCAAGAACCTATTCACGTTATTGGCGGAGGACTTGCAGGTACAGAAGCCGCTTGGCAAATTGCTGCTTTGGGAGTGCCTGTAATTTTACATGAAATGCGCCCGACAAGGTTTAGTCCAGCACATCACTCACAAGAGCTAGCTGAGTTGGTTTGTAGTAATTCGTTTGGGGCGCAAGCAAGCGATCGCGCGGCTGGTTTATTACACGAAGAACTCCGCCGTTTGGGTTCGGTTGTAATCTCGAAAGCTGACGAACACGCGGTTCCTGCGGGTGGCGCATTAGCGGTGGATAGAGGGCGCTTTAGCCACGATTTAACGGAAACTTTGGCAAATCACCCATTGATTGAATTACGGCGTCAAGAAGTACCAGAAATTCCGCGATCGGGTATTGTTGTCCTCGCAACTGGTCCTTTGACGAGTCCTGCTTTAGCCGAAGAGTTGCGGCGCGTCACAGGGATGGAATATCTTAGCTTTTTTGATGCTGCTAGCCCAATTGTAGTTGGTGAATCAATTAATCGCGATATTGCGTTTCTGGCTTCGCGTTACGACAAAGGCGATGCGGCGTATCTTAATTGTCCGATGAATCGCGAACAGTATCTTCAGTTTTGGCAAGAACTATGTACAGCGGAACAAACTGAACTGAAAGACTTTGAACGCGAAACTGCGAAGTTTTTTGAAGCGTGTTTACCTATTGAGGAATTAGCGCGGCGTGGCGAAGATACGATGCGTTATGGTCCTCTTAAACCTGTCGGATTATTTGACGCACGTTTGGGAGACTTCCGTGAACCAGAAAATCAATCGAAGCGTCCTTATGCTGTGGTGCAGTTGCGTCAAGAAGATAAGGCAGGTAAGCTGTGGAACATGGTGGGATTTCAGACAAATCTCCGTTGGGGCGAACAAAAACGAATATTTCAGCTAATTCCTGGTTTAGAAAATGCAGAATTTGTGCGGCTGGGTGTGATGCACCGCAATACTTTTATCAACGCCCCAGAGTTACTATTACCAACTTTGCAGTTTAAACACCGTGCGACTTTACTTGCTGCGGGACAGTTAATTGGTACAGAGGGTTACACCGCTGCTGCTGCTGGTGGTTGGTTAGCAGGAACAAATGCGGCGCGGCTAGTGTTGGGGAAAGAAGCCTTAAGTTTGCCACCGACAACGATGATGGGGGCGCTGTTTGAGTTTATTAGTTCTGCTTCACCAAAGCATTTTCAACCGATGCCTCCTAATTTTGGCATTTTGCCAGATTTAGCAGAGAGGATTAAAAATAAGCAACAAAGGTATGGAATGTATCGCGATCGCGCTTTAAATGACCTAAATTGCTGGCAGGTAGAGAATATACTACACAACACAGCTCAAGTTGCTGTTTAA
- a CDS encoding site-2 protease family protein codes for MNFWLLLLLGIFTYLIVQRSVKRITRTPVWILWLVLMTPAFIWSAWVASVGPDQPLPLILVIGPFIVCPILYWLLIQWGRRDSNPSSSTSLNESPPQSKPTVIETEPAAPLRPIDQNEETQLRNCFPWSIYYIHNIEYRPQAVICYGQLRTTPAAAYQRIRENIQAQFGDRFQVVLQEGLNGKPFFALVPNPQARASRAQQKLTRPVLALGLVLATLVTTTIVGVQIAGADITTISSDPSVLWQGLPYSLALMTILAIHELGHYSAARYYKIRATLPYFIPVPFFLGTFGAFIQMRSPVPNRKALFDVSIAGPIAGFIATIPFLLWGLANSTIVPLPEQSNLLDPNALNPNYSLLLAILSKFMLGAELTANTAINLHPVAFAGFLGLVVTALNLMPVGQLDGGHIVHAMFGQRKAIVVSQIARFLVLALALLQPGFLLWAIILFFMPIYDEPALNDVTELDNLRDFLGLLALAILVVIILPVPNAIAQLLQIG; via the coding sequence ATGAACTTTTGGCTTCTCCTCCTCCTGGGAATTTTTACATACTTGATTGTGCAGCGTAGCGTCAAGAGGATTACACGCACACCAGTATGGATTTTGTGGCTGGTTCTCATGACACCAGCATTCATCTGGAGTGCTTGGGTGGCAAGTGTTGGTCCAGATCAGCCGCTACCGTTAATATTAGTTATTGGACCTTTTATCGTTTGCCCGATTTTGTACTGGCTGCTCATCCAGTGGGGTCGCAGAGACTCAAATCCTTCTTCCTCAACGTCGTTAAATGAATCTCCCCCACAGAGCAAACCTACAGTTATAGAAACTGAACCAGCAGCACCACTGCGACCGATTGACCAAAACGAAGAAACGCAGCTGCGTAATTGCTTTCCTTGGTCGATATATTACATTCATAATATCGAGTATCGACCTCAAGCAGTTATTTGCTATGGACAGTTACGAACGACACCTGCTGCTGCTTATCAACGAATTCGGGAAAATATTCAAGCTCAATTTGGCGATCGCTTTCAGGTTGTCTTACAAGAAGGTCTAAACGGTAAACCATTTTTTGCCTTAGTCCCAAATCCCCAAGCACGAGCAAGTCGCGCTCAACAAAAATTAACTCGACCTGTTCTAGCACTAGGACTTGTATTAGCAACTCTGGTGACAACGACTATCGTTGGCGTGCAAATTGCTGGTGCTGATATCACAACAATTAGCTCAGATCCTAGCGTTTTGTGGCAAGGATTGCCGTATTCACTGGCGTTGATGACTATTTTGGCTATTCACGAACTGGGACACTATAGTGCAGCACGCTACTACAAAATTCGTGCAACACTACCGTATTTTATTCCTGTGCCATTTTTCTTGGGAACCTTTGGAGCGTTTATTCAAATGCGTAGTCCAGTTCCTAACCGTAAAGCATTGTTTGATGTGAGTATTGCTGGTCCCATTGCTGGATTTATCGCGACAATTCCTTTTTTATTATGGGGTTTAGCTAATTCTACAATCGTGCCGCTACCAGAACAATCCAATTTATTAGACCCAAACGCACTTAACCCAAATTATTCGCTGTTGCTCGCAATTCTCAGTAAATTCATGCTAGGTGCTGAACTTACAGCTAATACAGCTATCAACCTTCATCCTGTAGCGTTTGCTGGGTTTTTGGGATTAGTGGTGACAGCATTAAATCTTATGCCAGTCGGACAACTTGATGGCGGACACATCGTTCACGCTATGTTTGGACAACGCAAAGCAATCGTTGTTAGTCAAATTGCGAGATTCTTGGTATTAGCACTTGCTTTACTACAACCTGGATTTTTACTGTGGGCAATCATTTTGTTCTTTATGCCGATTTATGACGAACCGGCATTAAATGATGTCACAGAACTTGATAATCTGCGTGACTTCTTGGGTTTGTTAGCTTTGGCTATCTTAGTTGTGATTATCTTACCAGTGCCTAATGCGATCGCGCAGTTGTTGCAAATTGGTTAG
- a CDS encoding MBL fold metallo-hydrolase — protein sequence MNQNPEQLAHNSAQNSLPKQSSRVSKPPQEIWKDVFVFPPNRDTLGGTAYLIVENDANILIDCPPWNEDIQQFLQSLSGVRWLFLTHRGAIGRTKELQKTLNCQVVVQEQEAYLLPGVSLTSFQDEITLSLNTQAIWTPGHSPGSACLYYSGHGGVLFSGRHLLPNQQGEPMPLRTAKTFHWRRQISSIEKILQRFTPDTLQYICPGANTGFLRGQKVIAQAYQRLAALDLSTLVQSQAPL from the coding sequence GTGAATCAAAATCCCGAACAGCTTGCCCATAATAGCGCCCAAAACTCATTGCCGAAGCAATCGAGTCGCGTTTCCAAACCACCACAGGAGATTTGGAAGGATGTTTTTGTTTTCCCACCTAATCGGGACACTTTAGGAGGAACCGCTTATCTCATTGTAGAAAACGATGCGAATATCCTGATAGATTGTCCTCCTTGGAATGAAGATATTCAACAATTTTTGCAATCTCTTTCAGGCGTGAGGTGGCTGTTTCTCACACACCGAGGCGCAATTGGCAGAACAAAAGAACTTCAAAAAACTTTGAACTGTCAAGTTGTAGTTCAAGAGCAGGAAGCTTATTTACTTCCTGGAGTTTCACTCACTTCTTTTCAGGATGAGATAACTCTTAGCCTTAATACTCAAGCTATCTGGACACCAGGACACTCTCCTGGCTCTGCTTGTCTTTACTACAGTGGTCACGGTGGCGTGTTGTTCTCTGGACGCCATCTGCTCCCGAATCAGCAAGGCGAACCAATGCCACTACGCACCGCAAAAACTTTTCACTGGCGACGTCAAATAAGTAGCATAGAAAAAATCTTACAGCGTTTTACTCCAGACACACTCCAATATATTTGCCCTGGTGCTAATACTGGTTTTCTCCGCGGTCAGAAAGTCATTGCACAAGCCTACCAGCGATTGGCAGCTTTAGATTTATCAACATTGGTGCAGTCTCAAGCCCCACTTTAA
- the ctpA gene encoding carboxyl-terminal processing protease CtpA: MDKKVFQIGLLAILPILLAVTCWVQPAAALTEEQKLVSEAWRMVNRVYLDDTFNHQNWSMLRLKTLKQPLKDREAAYEAIQKMLATLDDPFTRFLKPEQYRSLQVNTSGELTGVGLQIALEPKTGQLEVVAPIAGSPAEKAGIRPHDRILAIDGVSTTELTLDESAARMRGPAGSKVSLVLQHPPTEESTEIQLVRSRIELNPVVAELRNVTDDLQIGYLRLTQFNANATMELAHAIANLEKQGANAYILDLRNNPGGLLQAGIEIARLWLDEGTIVYTVNRQGIQGSFEAFGSAITTDPLVVLVNQGTASASEILAGALQDNGRAQIIGETTFGKGLIQSLFNLSDGSGLAVTVAKYETPQHRDINKLGITPDLVVPQDPITREKIATAADQQYLAAVEQFATHSVLAGKS, encoded by the coding sequence ATGGATAAAAAAGTGTTTCAGATTGGGCTACTCGCAATTTTGCCAATTTTGCTGGCTGTAACTTGTTGGGTTCAACCAGCAGCAGCATTAACTGAGGAACAGAAGCTAGTCTCTGAAGCTTGGCGAATGGTCAATCGCGTATATCTGGATGACACTTTTAATCATCAAAACTGGTCAATGCTGCGGCTGAAGACATTGAAGCAGCCTTTAAAAGATCGGGAAGCAGCGTACGAAGCAATCCAAAAAATGTTAGCAACCTTGGACGATCCGTTCACGCGATTTTTGAAACCAGAGCAGTACCGTAGTCTCCAAGTCAATACCTCAGGTGAATTGACAGGAGTCGGATTGCAAATTGCACTTGAGCCAAAAACAGGACAGTTAGAAGTTGTCGCACCGATCGCCGGTTCTCCAGCAGAAAAAGCGGGAATTCGACCACACGATCGCATCCTCGCCATTGATGGTGTTTCGACGACTGAACTGACGCTTGACGAATCTGCAGCACGGATGCGCGGTCCAGCAGGTAGTAAAGTTTCTCTGGTACTTCAGCACCCACCAACTGAGGAAAGTACCGAAATTCAACTTGTGCGATCGCGCATTGAATTAAATCCTGTTGTCGCAGAGTTACGAAATGTTACAGACGATCTTCAAATTGGTTATCTTCGCTTAACACAATTTAATGCAAATGCCACAATGGAGCTTGCTCATGCGATCGCCAATCTCGAAAAACAAGGTGCAAATGCTTATATTCTTGATTTGCGTAACAATCCAGGAGGTTTATTGCAAGCAGGCATTGAGATTGCGCGTTTGTGGTTAGATGAAGGTACAATCGTTTATACCGTTAATCGTCAAGGTATTCAAGGTAGTTTTGAAGCTTTCGGTTCAGCAATTACAACAGATCCACTCGTCGTTTTAGTCAATCAAGGAACAGCGAGTGCAAGTGAAATTTTAGCAGGCGCACTACAAGATAACGGACGTGCCCAAATTATTGGCGAAACAACTTTCGGTAAAGGCTTAATTCAGTCGCTGTTTAATTTATCAGATGGTTCAGGTTTAGCAGTGACAGTCGCTAAGTACGAAACTCCACAGCATCGCGATATCAACAAGCTCGGTATTACGCCTGATTTAGTAGTACCACAAGACCCGATTACGCGCGAAAAGATAGCAACCGCAGCAGATCAGCAATATTTAGCTGCAGTAGAACAGTTTGCAACACATTCAGTCTTAGCAGGTAAGTCTTGA
- the petB gene encoding cytochrome b6, which yields MFSKQVTDSKLFNWFEERLEIEALAEDVTSKYVPPHVNIFYCFGGMTLTCFLIQFATGFAMTFYYKPTVAEAYTSVQAIMNDVSFGWLIRSVHRWSASMMVLIMILHIFRVYLTGGFKKPRELTWVTGVVLAVLTVSFGVTGYSLPWDQIGYWAVKIVSGVPEAIPVVGTLISDMLRGGSSVGQATLTRYYSAHTFVLPWLTAVFMLLHFIMIRKQGISGPL from the coding sequence ATGTTTTCTAAGCAGGTAACCGACTCGAAACTTTTTAATTGGTTTGAAGAACGTCTAGAAATTGAGGCACTTGCTGAAGACGTTACAAGCAAGTACGTCCCTCCCCACGTGAATATCTTCTACTGCTTCGGTGGGATGACGCTCACTTGCTTTCTGATCCAGTTTGCGACTGGATTTGCAATGACATTTTATTACAAGCCAACAGTTGCGGAAGCTTACACTTCCGTGCAGGCAATCATGAATGATGTCAGCTTCGGCTGGCTGATCCGCTCAGTACACCGCTGGTCTGCCAGTATGATGGTTCTGATCATGATTCTGCATATCTTCCGCGTTTACCTTACTGGTGGATTCAAAAAGCCTCGAGAACTCACCTGGGTAACAGGTGTCGTTCTTGCTGTGTTAACTGTTTCATTCGGTGTCACTGGCTACTCCTTGCCTTGGGATCAAATTGGATACTGGGCGGTGAAGATTGTCAGCGGTGTACCAGAAGCGATTCCAGTCGTCGGAACCCTAATTTCTGACATGCTACGTGGTGGTTCGAGTGTTGGTCAAGCTACCTTGACTCGTTACTACAGCGCCCACACATTTGTGTTGCCGTGGCTGACTGCTGTCTTCATGCTGCTGCACTTTATCATGATTCGTAAGCAAGGGATCTCTGGTCCGTTGTAA
- the petD gene encoding cytochrome b6-f complex subunit IV, whose amino-acid sequence MGTLKKPDLSDPKLREKLAKGMGHNYYGEPAWPNDLLYIFPVVILGTGACIVALAVLDPVMTGEPANPFATPLEILPEWYLYPVFQILRSVPNKLLGVLAMAAVPLGLILVPFIENVNKFQNPFRRPVATTVFMIGTLVTLWLGIGAAFPIDKSFTLGLF is encoded by the coding sequence ATGGGAACATTGAAAAAACCGGATCTGAGCGATCCAAAGTTACGCGAAAAACTAGCCAAGGGCATGGGTCATAACTACTATGGCGAACCTGCTTGGCCTAATGATTTACTGTACATCTTCCCTGTTGTTATCTTGGGGACTGGTGCTTGCATCGTGGCGCTTGCTGTTTTAGATCCAGTCATGACAGGAGAACCAGCGAACCCCTTTGCGACACCGCTAGAAATTCTACCTGAGTGGTACTTATATCCTGTATTTCAAATTCTCCGCTCTGTTCCTAATAAACTACTAGGTGTACTCGCAATGGCTGCCGTACCATTGGGCTTGATTCTAGTACCGTTTATTGAGAACGTAAACAAATTTCAAAATCCCTTCCGTCGTCCAGTTGCAACCACTGTATTTATGATTGGTACTTTGGTTACGCTTTGGCTCGGTATTGGTGCTGCATTCCCTATTGATAAATCTTTTACACTAGGTTTGTTCTAA